The Chitinophaga sp. H8 region CAGGCATTAAGGTTAATTGATCCCATAAGAGCGGTAAAACCCCGACATAAAATTAGAGTATGATATCAGCAGTGAATTGCTGAAGTGAGGAAATATATATTGAAAAAGGAGGTGAATGTGAAAAAGATAATTGTGATGATGATGCTCCTTGTGGGACTAATTACTATGCCCACTCAAAAAGCACACGCGATCTGGTGGGTGGTGGTCAAAGCAGCGGTAAAAAAAGCAATCCTTGCTGCCGACCTTGCGATCCAGCGCCAGCAAAATAAGGTGATATGGTTGCAGAACGCGCAGAAAACCATTGAGAATGCCATGTCAAAGCTCAAATTGGAGGAAATTTCGGACTGGACAGAAAAGCAGCGGAGTTTGTATAAAAACTACTTCGAAGAATTAAACAAGGTAAAGACCATTATTACCTATTACAAACGCATCAAAGAGATTGGTGAAAAACAGCTTCAATTGGTGAACGAATATAAAAGGGCATGGAGCCTGATTCGTGATGATAAACATTTCAGGCCGGAGGAAATCAGTTATATCGCCCGCGTCTATCAGGGTATACTGGAGGAAACAGTCAATAATGTAGAGCAGCTGACGATGGTGGTCAATTCATTTTCGACCACCATGAGCGATGCAAAAAGGCTGGCTATTATCGGCGCAGCAGGTGACCAGGTGGATCAGAATTACGCTGATTTGAAACGGTTTAATTCGGAGAATTATCTTCTTTCTTTATCCCGTTCAAAAAATGAAATAGAGGCCCGGCAGCTAAGGGTTTTGTATGGCATTCAACAGTAGAGTGATCTAGGCCAGCTATAATTCAATGCCAAAGGAACATACATCAATCTGAAAATTATTACAGGATATGAAAATGGAGTTGAAAAATGTCAAGTATAATGCTGCGCTGACGCGCAAGTGTTATGCCTTTGAGGCAAGGCTTTATCTGGATGACAAATATGTAGCGGATGTAAGCAATAATGGCCTGAATGTGCAGTGTAAGATCAAGGCGAAAAGTGACCAGGATCTGCAAAGCATTAAAAAGGCAGAAACAGAATGTGCTGCAATGACGCCTGCGCGGCAGGCAGAACCTGACTTTAAAGGCTTTTATAATCTGGCAATTTATACCAGTATGCTCATGGTTGGGCATATGAACAAACTTGATATTCAGCGGGCGCAAAGAAAGGTTGATAAAAAAATGGTCAACAGTATCGTATGGGGCAATCTGGAAGAAAGGTTCTGGAATGTCCCGTTTGAAAAGCCCGTGACTGAAATGTTGAACAATGCTGCTGACCGGGAGCTGCTAGTGTATGCGATTAAGACCTACGCAATGGACGATCTGGCTGATGGCGCTAAAATGCTCAATACCAATCTTCCGGAAGACATCTATAAAATGGCCGGGCTTAGTCCAGGACAATACCTGCCTGCGCAAGAACAAAATGAAAAGCCGGAGGAAAAAATTAAAGTCAGAAGGAGTAAAGGACATGGGCTTTAAATTGATATTACAGTAGATAAACTTTAAATCGGATAAATCAAAGTCATGAAAATTGAATTGAAAAGCATTGATTATAATAAATCCCTGAGCGAATCGGCATATGCTTTTGCTGCGAAAATTTACATAGATGGAAAATATATCGCTGATGTAAGTAACCGTGGGAGGGATATGGTCAATACGATTGAACCAATAAAACCTGAATCGGTTGCAGTCTTAAAACAGGCGGAGAAATTTTGTGCCAGTCATTATGGGCAAAGACAACCTGCAGAGCAAGATCTTACCGCCTACCTGTACCTGGAACAATACGTAGATGCCTTAATGCTGGAGCATTTAAACCGAAAGAATGACCAGAAGATGGACAAGGAGATTAAAATAAGGATGCTCAATGGTTTGGTGTATGGTAATAAAGAGGGGACTTGCGAAATTATAAGGTTTAAATATTCGATGCAAGAGATCCTTGCTTCTTCTAATGGACCAGAAGTCCTGCTACAAAAGTTAAGGGAAGAGGTATTGCCGGAATTAAAAAAGGGGGACAAATTGTTAAATACCAATGTTCCTGAAGCGCTGATCCTTCAGGCTGGATTTAAGCCTGACCAATATGTGAAACCGGGCTTCACGGAATCACCCCAAAATAACATTAAGCCTACGGTTGCAGTCAGAAAAAAGCCGTGGCGCCTTTAAGAAAATGAGCTGCAAGAGTTACCCTGAAGTGAACGTTTAACCCTGGAGAAGAAAAAGTTATAGAGAACAAGAACGATGAAAAAGATCTATCAATCTATTGATGAACTTGTGCGGTTTTTACAGCGTAAAGGCTATGATGGCTTATTTTTCTTACAGGGAAAAGGGCCAGAGAAATTGGAGGATTTGCTGAAAGGCTATATGGATATGGCTATTGCTGACCCGATGACGGTTGCGCTTCCTGTAAATGTATATTCGATTACCTCACTGGCAGATCAAAATGGTAAGTATAACCGGTGTGTACTGGAGATAGATTATAATTCCAGGGATAAAGTTCATGTGAAATTCTATGAACTCCAGTTGATTGGTGAGGGTGAAAAGTACCCTGTTTTCCGGCATGTGCATGAAATAAAACACCGCTCCGAAATACCAGAAAAAACGAATGGGATCAAGATGGTCGCCAAATCCATCACCCGAAGCAAAAAGAGGTATAGGTATTAGTTCGCTTGTCAGCATAGGGAAAGATTCAAAAAAGGTAATAAAATGCTTAGGAACAGTGAACAGCAAATTGATGCAATTGTAAAGGGAATTAAAGCAAAGGGCTACGTTGGATGGTTTTGGGAGAAAGGTAGAATTGTAGATCTTTCCGAAGCGCTGACTAATGTTTGTATACGGGGATTTTCATCCTTACAGTTGCAAACCTTTGTGCAGTTTGAAGAATCGGATACAAAGGCCCTTCTATGCAAATTTAACTTTGAAAACACGCGGCTGCATGGAATTCGTCTTAGACAGTTCACAGTTGAACAACGTAACACAAATCAGGCAAAATTACTGGTCGCACATACCATTAATATTAATCGCCTGTCAGATATACCCAATAAGCCTTCTGTTGTTGAGCGGATCAATGGTCCTAATATGAGGGTCAAAAAATCGCGTTACCGGATCTAGTAGAATACAAATGGAGTTAACCCTAATAGGATAAATAATGATTGATGAAAGACATGTAGAAAACTTTAGTAAACAGTTTGTTGAAAAAGGTTACGATGGAAAATTTTTTGCATTGAACGTGGAGGAAACGGATTTGAAGAGGTGTATGAATGCCTACCTGAAGTTTTTTTCTGGGACTGAAGGTTACAAGAATGCCTTTCCAATGACCTTATGTAGTTATGTTGATGTGAATGAACATAACCCCCGATCCCGATATAGCCTTTGTGTATTCGGAGTGGATTATGACCAGGTGGGTGGCTTGCATATCTCTTCCATGAAAGTCTATCAGCTATCAGATCATAAAATGAAGGTAGCTCATATGATCTCGCAGCCCTGTCCGGTTAATGCAATTCCATATAAAAGTGAATTACAGCACATGGCTTATCTGCCTGAAAAGCTGTTTGATAAACTGCCTCAGTTGCCTGTAATCAGCGCTGAACATTTGGACACATTTATCCGGATACTAGATGAGAAAGGGTATACGGGAAAGTTCATGGCTCCTGATGTCCCGTATAACCAACTGGCCCATACAATGCTGGCTTACCTGAAGGAAAGACCGGTAGGTATTGACAATAAAAACGCTTTCCCCGTGTGGCTGCAAACCATAACTCAGGGCAGCTTGATCACTGATCAACGAACGGTTTGTATGATGAAAGTACAGTATGACCCAAATAAGGGATTTTTTCCCGATCAGTTAAGGGTGATACGTTTTGACATCCGCAAAGGTGTCTCGATCAATGAAGTGGTACCGATTCTATTAAAATCAATTAATGATATGCCAACAGCGCAAAAAGCAAATGCCTTAGCGCTTAAAAATCAAAAGACAGAACGCAAAAGAAGAGGGCTTAAATGG contains the following coding sequences:
- a CDS encoding conjugal transfer protein TraI, coding for MKKIIVMMMLLVGLITMPTQKAHAIWWVVVKAAVKKAILAADLAIQRQQNKVIWLQNAQKTIENAMSKLKLEEISDWTEKQRSLYKNYFEELNKVKTIITYYKRIKEIGEKQLQLVNEYKRAWSLIRDDKHFRPEEISYIARVYQGILEETVNNVEQLTMVVNSFSTTMSDAKRLAIIGAAGDQVDQNYADLKRFNSENYLLSLSRSKNEIEARQLRVLYGIQQ